CCTTTACCTGAAATGCTTTGGGGAGAACAATGGCGATTTGCTACATTGCCTGCGGGTGACATTGTGGAGGCGTTTTCCGATCGACCGATTCCGGTTTTGGAAATGCCAGAATTTTTATTACCTATAAATTTAGGTTTAGCATCAACAATTCCCGTTCCCGGTGTGGTAATTTATGGTGGGCGGCAGTCGATGAAGTTAGCGCGTTGGTTACAGGAATCACGACCATACGCGCTCAATTATATGGGCGGTGAATTAGCTGGATTGGTGTTAGAAGCTGGGTTGGTAGATAGGTGGATTGTTGCCACTTTTGAAGATAAGGAAGTGGCAACATCAGCACAGACTTACCAAGAGAGAAAGCAACAGAGTAAAGGGTTGCATTTTTTGTTGGTGCAGCCTGATGATTCGGGAATGACTTATAGCGGTTTTTGGCTCTTGCGCGAGGAATAAGCTAAATTATCGTTCCCAGGCTCCAGCCTGGGAATGAATGAGTATAGTCTCTGCCGATCATTTCGTTGCCAATGTAGGAGTAAAGGCGAAGGTTCGCTATTTTGTTGCTGGCGCTACAATAGACTTCTTGCGGAATTAAGGAAAGTGAGTTAAATAAGAAGAGAAAAACTAATAACTATAGACCTTCTAATTAAATATTCGTGGTGGATATAGCCGTTAGCGCAGGAGTCGTGCGTACTCGCACGACAACAGAAATTGATCGCCCGCCCTAAAAAACAGAAGCAGTATTACAGCAGCAAGCAACGCTGTCACACGCTGAATATGTAACTGTTAATTAATCAAATCACTCAAGAGATTATTTGTGTAGTAATAGGAAGAGGAAGAAAGCATGATTTCCGAATATTTAAAGATAGTAAAATTAAAGCAATACAAGAGATTGAGATAATTGCGGACAAAGGATATCAGGGGATTAACCGTTATCATACGAACAGTGGAACTCCTTATAAAAAGCATAAAAAAGTCAGTTAACCACCGAACAAAACCAAGATAATAGAAACCACGCCAGGGCCAGAATAAAAATTGAGTATATGATGCGATTATTGAAAATATTTAAGATTCTCTTTAGTCGGTATCGGAATCGCAGGAAACGGTTTGGACTGCTAGTCAACCTGAGCGCTGGAATTTACAATTACAAACTAAAAATGGCTAGATAGTCTGAATTCCGCAAGAGGTCTTATCTACCAGCTTTTGTGAATGTTTCTTCGGCCAACACCGAATTTATGCCGTCTTCACTCATACCAGTCGGGTCCCTGCACAAAATCCCCGTCAGGGAGAATGGTTTTACAAAAGAAAGCTCCCATCATCCCACCCGGACAATTTTTAGCACCTCTGAGACTGGTCGCTACCAGAATGACATTAGCCATTTCGGCTCCCAAACAATCAGCACCGTTCATGTCAGCACCACTCAGGATAGCCCCCGTGAAATCGGTACCCCTAAGATCGGCATCTATGAAATCGGCACCACTCAGGTCAGTCCCTCTCAAGTTGGCATTACTGAGATTGGCACCACTCAGATTGCTACCAAGCATCTCTTGGCACGACTCAAGTTGGCATTACTAAGATTGGCACGACTCAAATCGAGAGCGCCAAGATCAGCGCCACTCAAGTTGATTCCACTCAAGTCAGCCTCACACAGCGACTGACTAGAGAACTTAATTCGAGCAAAATTCCTCTCGCCAGCAGCGTAACGTCTGAGCAATTCTTTAGCGTCCATTACTCAACTCCAACGTCCATTTACACCATCAACTCTAATGTTTTTAAGATAACTTCCAGGGCTACAGCTTTTCCTCTATTGATGCTTACTGCATTACTAATTTAGGAATACTAAAAATGTAGTGTTAAGAAAAGTTTATGTATTTAAATTTAGTTAATTTATAGCAGCAGGGTTTCAGAGCTTTGCGCCAAAAGTTATGGGTAATTATAAAAATAAATCTAAGGAACTGCAACGATAAGTTAATTAAACTCTTTTAGTAGTTGATATTACAATTCCTAACAAAAAATCCTCCTGGGAGGTTAGTTCACAAGCTTTGCTTGCGATCGCATCTAAGAACTGAAGCTTGCTTAGTGCCCAATATATGCGCTACGCGATCGCCGAGGGCAAATTTGGTTTTAATTTCTGTGGAGAATTGTTGGAGCAACTACTGAACTTGCAATAAACTCATGCTAAGTAGGTGGAGCAATTAAACACAAGCTCTCCAAGTGGCATTCGTAGGGGTTATCAACCCCGCTTGTTTACGCCGACCTTTTTTCCATTACTTTTGTACCAATTAACCGATTTACCCATGACATACTCTACTCTCCCTCCCGGCATCCGAGGTATCCTTAGTGAAATACTGTCTGGAGTACCGCTCAAAATCTGCATTGAATGCTGGGGTACAGACAAAATATCACTCAATAGCGATCTTGACGACCATCTACCTAGAATTACTATAAAAATTCATCATCCCGGAGTATTCCGGGAGCTAATTCTCACTCAAGATCCTTTAGTTCTAGCTGAAGCCTATCTTAAGGGCTTTGCAGACTATATAGGCGACTTTGACGACTTAATGCTGTTAGAGAATCTTTCCTATTCAGACATAAAACATAGCCAAGCAATAAAGGCTGGGGTTGAGGCTATGGCTTTACCCGCTTTGCCCGTACCCTTTGACGAAAATTTACCTTGGCATAAACTTCAATTCGGTACGAAAGAGCGCGACAAAGCAGTTATTCAACATCACTATGATGCTGGCAATGATTTTTACCGCCTCTGGCTCGATCCTCTACTTCTCTACTCTTGTGCCTATTTTGAACATGAACAAATGAGCCTCAAGGAAGCTCAAGAAGCAAAACTCGATCGCATCTGTCGTAAACTCAGACTGCAACCAGGCGAATACTTACTGGACATAGGCTGTGGCTGGGGTGCGTTGTTGCGTTGGGCTGTCACTCGTTATGGAGTAAAGGGTTATGGGATTACTCTTAGCCAAGAGCAGTTAGCTTTTAACCAAGAAATAATTGACCAAGAAGGTTTGGGCGAACATCTGAAAGTCGAGCTTTTAGACTATCGAGATCTACCCCAAAAAGCAACCTTCGATAAAATTGTTTCTATTGGTATGGTTGAACACGTAGGAGTGAAAAATTATCCTATATATTTCGAGAAGGCATTATCTGCATTGAAGCCTGGTGGCTTGTTCTTGAATCACGGTATGACGGCGATCGGACACTCGGAGGGTTCTAGTTTAAACGAGCGTTTTATTGCACGTTATATTTTCCCTGATGGAAAATTGTCTACTTTGTCTACTAATCTAGCTGCCGCAGAGGAAGTGGGATGGGAAATTGTCGATGTTGATGGATGGCGATCGCACTACGGCAAAACATTTAGATGTTGGGCTGCTAATCTAGAAGCAGCGATGGAACAAGCGATCGCCTTAATCGGCGAACCGAAAGCAAGATTGTGGCGGCTTTATCTAACAGGTTTTGCCCAAGCCTTTGAACAGAACCACCTAGCTATTTATCAAGTATTATTGCGACGGCGGCTTGATAGGGAGTGGAAACTGCCCCTTACGCGCAAAAATTGGTTAGATTAAACACTTAAATAGTATTTTTTCAGGGTGCTATCTTTCTAGCCAAATAAACCATTTCAGCTATTTTTAGTGAACTATGCTGACCATTCCTAGCTGCACAGTTACAGCAAAAATTTACCAAGGCACAAAGACAGTTGTATACCGAGGACATACAAATTATGGCAGCCATCCTGTAATTATTAAAAAATTACATAATGATTATCCATCCCTTGCAGAAACTGCTAAATTTAAGCATCAATATGAAATTACTAAACATCTTAATTTAACAGGCATAACTAAGCCGTTAGCACTTGAAAAATATGATAAATCCTGGGTTTTAATATTAGAAGACTTTGGAGGAGAGTCTCTTGACAATTTACTTTTAAAGAACTCGTGTGATTTAAAAGACTCTCTTTTTATAGCAATACAGCTTTCTCAAACATTAGGCGAATTACATCAAAATCATATTATTCATAAAGATATTAAACCCCAGAATGTCATTATAAATCAAGATAAAAAAATAGTAAAAATTACCGATTTTAGCATTTCATCTCTGCTATCTAGAGAAGATCAAACTATTGGCAACCCTAATTTGCTAGAAGGGACTCTCGCATATATGTCTCCAGAGCAAACGGGGAGGATGAACCGTTCAATTGACTACCGCACGGATTTTTATTCTTTGGGAGTAACGTTATATGAAATGTTAACTGGAGAGTTACCTTTTCAATCTAACGATCCTATGGAATTAGTCCATTGCCATATTGCTAAACAACCAGTCCCGCCTCACCAACTGAAAGATAACATTCCACCAGTAGTGTCTGAAATTATAATCAAGTTATTATCAAAAACTGCTGAAGATAGATATCAAAGTGCTTTTGGGTTAAAGGCGGATTTGGAAAACTGCCTTAATCAGCTACAAAAAAATGGGAGCATTAAAAGTTTCCCCCTCGGTCTACAAGATATCTCTGATAAATTTCAGATTCCCCAAAAACTTTATGGTCGAGAACAAGAGATTGCTGAACTTTTAGCGGCCTTTGAGAGAGTTAGTCAAGGCACAAGCGAGATGATCTTAGTTTCTGGGTTCTCCGGGATTGGTAAATCAGCTTTAGTAAATGAAATCCATAAACCTATCGTGCGGGAGAGGGGTTATTTTATAGGCGGAAAATTTGACCAATTTAAGCGAGATATTCCTTATGCTTCGTTAATTCATGCTTTTCAAGAATTAGTCCGTCAGTTACTTACAGAAAGTGAAGAACAGATATCTATCTGGAAAACAAAAATTTTAGAATCTCTCAGCCCAAACTGTCAGGTAATAATTGATGTTATTCCTGAAATAGAACTAATTGTCGGTAAGCAGCCGCCCGTTCCCAAACTAGAACCCACAGAATCACAAAATAGGTTTAATTTAGTATTTCAAGAATTTATTAATATTTTTACTACAAGAGAACATCCGTTAGTTCT
The Microcoleus sp. FACHB-831 genome window above contains:
- a CDS encoding Tab2/Atab2 family RNA-binding protein: MRIWQADFYRRPLKDEKGQRLWELLICDLSGQFTYEALCPQSEANSSWLFSQLQQAAAGNLPEVIQVFRPQSLSLIEAAGKQLGVQVEATRRTAALKQLLQEKAQQYPQIGEPYDPLALDKPPPTPLPEMLWGEQWRFATLPAGDIVEAFSDRPIPVLEMPEFLLPINLGLASTIPVPGVVIYGGRQSMKLARWLQESRPYALNYMGGELAGLVLEAGLVDRWIVATFEDKEVATSAQTYQERKQQSKGLHFLLVQPDDSGMTYSGFWLLREE
- a CDS encoding pentapeptide repeat-containing protein produces the protein MLGSNLSGANLSNANLRGTDLSGADFIDADLRGTDFTGAILSGADMNGADCLGAEMANVILVATSLRGAKNCPGGMMGAFFCKTILPDGDFVQGPDWYE
- a CDS encoding pentapeptide repeat-containing protein: MDAKELLRRYAAGERNFARIKFSSQSLCEADLSGINLSGADLGALDLSRANLSNANLSRAKRCLVAI
- a CDS encoding class I SAM-dependent methyltransferase, whose amino-acid sequence is MTYSTLPPGIRGILSEILSGVPLKICIECWGTDKISLNSDLDDHLPRITIKIHHPGVFRELILTQDPLVLAEAYLKGFADYIGDFDDLMLLENLSYSDIKHSQAIKAGVEAMALPALPVPFDENLPWHKLQFGTKERDKAVIQHHYDAGNDFYRLWLDPLLLYSCAYFEHEQMSLKEAQEAKLDRICRKLRLQPGEYLLDIGCGWGALLRWAVTRYGVKGYGITLSQEQLAFNQEIIDQEGLGEHLKVELLDYRDLPQKATFDKIVSIGMVEHVGVKNYPIYFEKALSALKPGGLFLNHGMTAIGHSEGSSLNERFIARYIFPDGKLSTLSTNLAAAEEVGWEIVDVDGWRSHYGKTFRCWAANLEAAMEQAIALIGEPKARLWRLYLTGFAQAFEQNHLAIYQVLLRRRLDREWKLPLTRKNWLD